Proteins encoded in a region of the Patagioenas fasciata isolate bPatFas1 chromosome 21, bPatFas1.hap1, whole genome shotgun sequence genome:
- the LOC136110715 gene encoding olfactory receptor 14A16-like encodes MSNNNSMTEFLLLAFTDTRELQLLHFWLFLGIYLAALLGNGLIITTIAWDQHLHTPMYFFLLNLSLLDLGSITTTVPKAMAVSLWDTRAISYLGCATQVFLFVFFISAEFYLLTVMAYDRYVAICKPLHYGTLLGGRVCSKMAVAAWGSVFPYAVLHTVNTFSLPLCKGNAVNQFFCEIPQILNLSCSNTYLREIYLLVVSACLAFGCFVFIVLSYVQIFRAVLRIRSEEGRHKAFSTCLPHLAVVSLFVSTLMFAYLKPSSISSPSLVVSVLYSVVPPAVNPLIYSMRNQEIKDALKKLVEHMLFQHH; translated from the coding sequence ATGTCTAACAACAACTCCATGACAGAATTCCtcctcctggctttcacagacacacgggagctgcagctcttgcacttctggctcttcctgggcatctacctggctgccctcctgggcaacggtctcatcatcaccaccatagcctgggaccagcacctccacacccccatgtacttcttcctcctcaacctctccctcctcgacctgggatccatcaccaccactgtccccaaagccATGGCCGTctccctgtgggacaccagggccatctcctacttGGGATGTGCtacccaagtctttctgtttgtttttttcatttcagcagagttttatcttctcACAGTCATGGCCTATGatcgctatgttgccatctgcaaacccctgcactacggaaCCCTCCTGGGAGGTAGAGTTTGTTCCAAAATGGCAGTAGCTGCCTGGGGCAGTGTTTTTCCCTATGCTGTTCTGCACACtgtcaatacattttcactgccactctgcaagggcaatgctgtgaaccagttcttctgtgaaatcccccagatcctcaatctTTCTTGCTCAAACACCTACCTGAGGGAAATTTaccttcttgtggtcagtgcctgtttagcatttgggtgttttgttttcattgtgctgtcctacgtgcagatcttcagggccgtgctgaggatccgcTCTGAggagggacggcacaaagccttttccacatgcctccctcacctggctgtggtctctctgtttgtcagcactttaatgtttgcctacctgaagccctcCTCCATATCCTCCCCATCCTTGGTAGTTTCAGTTCTGTattcggtggtgcctccagcagtgaaccccctcatctacagcatgaggaaccaggagatcaaggatgccctaaAGAAACTGGTTGAACACATGTTATTTCAACATCATTAA